TTACATGACCAATAATTCAATTCTAACAATTACTTTAAATCGGGTCTTGAATTTTCTAATATTCACAATATACTATAAAAATGGGCTagttatatataaaatttattgaCTAAACGTTTACTAAATTTTATACTATCGTTTGGCCCAAATTTAAATTGCTtccctttatttttttatttattaccatatatatatgttttgttttattttatttattattattattattttttttaccgTCGGGTGGGACCCATGGTTGGCCGCCAGAAGGTCTGGCGGCCCAGACCCTCAATTGGTTGGCCTTTCGGCCAACCATGAATTCACTCCAATGTCGCCAGCAAGTGCTGGCgacaactttctttttttttttttgtggctgTCTTGCCAACCCTTGAAGCTCTTTTCTTTGCCGCCAGAAATGGCAGCCGCACCAAGACAGAGCAGCGGCAAGACAGAGcagcccctttttttttaaaaaaaaaaaaaacagattcACTCGCCCTATAATCACCAGATTAAAAATCAACCCCCCTATCTATTAACCCATATACGAATCTtatcaaaacatatatatatctatGCCTATATAACAACAATACATGCCCATAAAATTTCTAGACCCATTAATATAACAACTACAacttaaaagaaaagttttctTGCGTGAACTCGAGACTTACAGGCTTAGATGCCTAGTCGTCGGATCGATTGACGGTGTCGCCTgcttctctttctctcctctctaaCGGCTCTTGCTCTAGGGAGGCAGACGAAAAAAAGGTAAGGTTGGGGTTATTTTCCTGTCTAGAGTTTTGATCAAACCTAAACCTAGCCCTACTTACTAGTAGGTGGCTTGGGCCAGAGTTTTAATTTATTAGACCCCTTATCCTATCCTacagttatttttattttatttttcttttacttagtaaatttatctatttaattaattggggaaataaaataacaaaatcggTGCCAAAAATCGTGGGTTTTACATTCTACCCCCCTTACAAAAAGTTTCGTCCTCGAAACTTACGTACCTTGATAAAAATATCGGGATATCTATTCCGCATGTCTTATTCTAGCTCCCACGTTACCTCTCGCGGTGTATGATTCGTCCATTGCACCTTCACGTAGAGTATAGTCCTTCTCCTTAGAACTTGGTCCTTTCGATTTACGATTCTTAAAGGAACTTCCTCCACTGATAACTTCTCCCTCACTTCGATGGGTTGACCCTCCAAGATATGGCTCGGGTCTAATACCTACATTCTCAATTGGGAGACATGAAAAACATTATGCATCCTCAGTAGAGCAGGTGAAAGGATCAGTTGATACGCTAAAGGTCCAACTCTCTCTCCAGTATTTTGTAAGGTCCTACATACCTCGGATTTGACTTACTACTTCTTCCAAATCTCATCACTCCCTTGGTGGGGGATACTTTCAAATATACTTTTTCTCCCATTTGAAATTCTAAAGGCCTTCTCTTTAAATCCGCCCAACTCTTGTTTTGGTCCTGAGTTACTTTTAATCTTTCCCGAATAATCTTAATCTTTTCCAAAGTTCGTTCCACCAAATCGAGATCAGTGATTAATTTCTCACTtacttcatcccaatataaGAGAGATCTACACTTTCGCCCATACAACACTTCAAACGGTGCCATACCTATACTACTATGATAGCTATTATTGTACGAGAACTCCATTAGGTTCACCAATCTATCCCAACTATCCAAGAAGTCTAGAAAACAAGCTCTTAGCATGTCCTCCAATGATATACGATCATTTCTGACTATCCATTCATTTGGCGGTGGAAGGTAGTATTTAGTCTTAAGTATCAATCCCAATAATCTCTTGGTAGGTCAACCAAAAATCTAAACATGAATTTAGGGCCCCAATCCGACACTActttcacaattcattttcgAACTAGATATCACACATGCAGTCAGTACCGTGAGCTGATTTCTCTCAAAACTTGGGAGAGAACATTGGAATTCTATGAAGTGGATTTTGAGATATTTTCGTGGTACTTCAAATGTGAAACTTTGTTTTGAAAGTGGAAAATTAGTCCTCACTAGTTATATTGATGCTGATATGGCTGGAGATGTTCATACAAAAAAATGTACTTCATGTTACTTGATTAACTTTGTAGGGGGAGCAGTTTCTTGGCAATCGAAGATGCAAAAATGAGTTAGATTGTCAATCATTACAGCAGAATTTATTGCAACTACTGAAGCATGCAAGGAGTTGCTATGGTTAAAGAATTTTCTAAGGGAACTTGGTTGTTCTCAAGAGAGGTATGGGTTGCTTTGTGACAGTCAAAGTGCAATTCATTTTGGAACACATCCaacttttcattccaaatcTAACATAGTGATGTAAGATATCATTGATTGCGTGATGTATTAGATGAGAAGTTAATTGAACTTGAAAAGGTACATACGGATGACAATGTTATTGATATGATGACCAAGTCATTATCAAGATGGAAGATTGAAGTATTTTGCTCACTTGTCAGGATGGCAAGTTTCTCCACATAGTCAGGAAGGAGGAGATTTGTTGGGTTTTTAAACTCCCAACATATGTGAAAAAGTTTAAGATTAATGGGTAATTGTCTAGGTCCATTAAGGAGTTGTCTTACCTATTTATAGGTCAAATTAGGTTTATTCCAGTAGCAAAAAAATGGGAAAACGTAAAAAATTCTGCAAAGAAATTTCAGCAAGTTTCTGGTTTGAGCAGTTGTTGTAAATTGCCTGATTGACATAGCAAAATGATGTCTTAGCAGCCTGAAATTTTGATTGAATGCAGAGAACATCCAGTTCTATGTTTTGAATGGTGGAGATTGGATTTCAATGGTTCAATCTTTAGTTATAAATTTTGGAATGCTGCTGTTTTTTGGTAAAGTTTTTCGCAACCTTAGTTCTTTATTTGGGATTTGGTGACTTTGTTGAATGTTTACCACCATATCTCAATTGTGTACTTGTTGAAAGTTGTAATCTATTGTGTATTCTTttggttgtttcttttgtgtttgtaggttgATTTATCTTCCGTTAGTTGCTAGATTTTTGTCTTACTTAAGCTCCTTATATGTTCAACAAATTGGGGATGCTTTTCGCTGCCTGTTGTGGCATTTGCAACCCGGTAACTCCCAACAGAAAGAGATGGAAGGGCGCAAAAGAATTTTAACCTTAAATGTATACCTTATGTGATAGCATTATTTATTGTTGTCAAACACTTAAAAGTGAATATCTATATTCATGCAGATTACTGTGTTCCTCCAATACAAGCACAAGTGTTTTCATCTTTCTTTGCTAGACCATTAACAGCTGAGTGACAATTTCAAAGTTGTCACaagttttttctatttttttctttcttttccctttgattaCATTGACTTCAAATAATTAATAGAATAAagtaaatgaaaaatgaaaaatcactaaaataattgcattttttgcttttattcaaaattttcaacacTTACAACTTGAAAGAATACAAAAACAAACTCATGAGTACAAAAGAAACTTCAATCAGACTTCATATACAATTGCACCATATAGAAACTCAACAAATTTTGTGATACTAAAAACAAAACTGAATCGGATCAATCTTCGCCAAAATGATGTTGTCTCTCTAGTTTATAGCACTGCAAACACGTCTAATGATCCCATCTTGACCTGTAAGGGGGCTTAAATCGCCCATTTTAACCATTGCTGCACCAAAATCGGACGAGAAAGTTCGAGGATTTTGGCTATATTCGGTAACAAATGTATCAGTTGACGATCCATTGAAAAGGGTTTGGTCTGATATCAAAAGGCCTTTCTTCTGCACAAGATTCTTGTAGTAGTTGTTGTCGAATTGATTTGGTGTCACCAAATCAAGTGGTGCCAAATTGCTGTCTCCACCGGTTGATGGGCACTGGCGCTGACGGGTGCTAGCAAAACCGGCATCAATATCAGCACCGTTGCTGTATATCCTTCCACGGAATGTACGGCATTGTGCCTGGCCTACCGTGTGGGCTCCTGCATTTCAATTTCGATTCCATATTCATTATCAGGATCAAAACTATACAAATTCaatatgaaaataaaatatggaaAATATAAACCAGTGTTCACGTTTGTATTCTAAAATATTATGGATTGCTTTTTCTGAAGGGCTGTAAATCATAAACTCTACTTTTAGTTTCATATATCatctttttatgatttttttgaattacgtgaaaagataaaaatatgcTTGATCTCTGACACCTGAATTTTCGTGTCAAAAATGGTGAGATTAATAATGGCTTTTAGTCTTTTAACCTAATCCGTTCCCCCAACCAAAATTAACTAGAATTAGGTTTTGCATATGGTTccaaaagtgaaaatgaaaagaaacacAGTTATTACCTGATAGGGCAACCATTTCCCTCGGAGTAAAACCCTTGTTTGAAAATAGGGAAATAAGTGTACTAAGCTGGTGAAAGGGAGCAGGAAGATCACTGTCTGCTAGGGAACGACTGGCAGTGGTAGAATCTCTTCTTCCAAGCTTTACGGTCCACGATGGGCCACCCACCTGATATTATGGCAATTGCAAGTATTAAGAGGTGAAGGAAATGATGAACCACAATCTAGTACTTATGTTTTCACATTctaataggaaaaaaaaaaatttgcccaATGATTCGTCTCATTTATCTTGTCCTACTTTCTACTATCAAAGGTCCTGCAAATGATGTTTTTTTCAggttaaagaaaaattgtaGGGTGTTCTGGTTTAATCATTTTACATGATCTTTCATtctgattttgaaaaaatagggttttcttcttcttttttttctcatttccttttttttttggttggcctaaatttgagatttttcgAGACGCAAAAAGCTATAATTTGCAATTTACCCAAAAGTAGATTTTACTATTTCATATTAGTTTGCTTTTGCAAAATCTGCAACGCTGGAGAACAACCCCTCAGTAGCTTTAACAGCAAAACCATTATAGATTTAGTTTCAATGTCATGAATTTTCCTGCCCTAATTTGTGCATGTCCATGTAAAATCTTTGAGAATAAATAATTATTCATAATGCATAGAAATCTCTACATATTGCTAAAGATTAAAATGAATAATCCATTGTTATGCATGTTATTTTTGTTTCCATCTGTGTTTTAAGGCTTCAAAAAATGGTTAACTACTTAAAATTTTTACTTACAGCAGCTGATGAATCTCTTGCAGCAACTGCAAGAATATCTGCACAAGAAACAACTCCGGGGCATATTTTCTCGACTGCGGTTTTAGCATCCTCTATAACATTGAAACCTCTAGCAGATTGTCCATTTGCCAATGATGTCTTCTCACTTTGAATTGTAGGGGTCTCATCAAGCAATACTGATCCATCACAACCCTGTAAAAGAGCGATAGAACCACATTTGATTAAGCACATAACAACCAATGCTAGTAATCATTAACTATAAGGATTACATCTACTTATACTTCAATTTGGAAATAACCCATGCAAAACAATAAAAGAtttataattatgaattaaCCTGAACGAAGCAATCATGGAAATGGAGTCGAATCAACGATGCAGCCATCCTCCGTTCACGCGATATTGCTGACCGGATAGTGGTACGGATTGTAGTGAGAGCATTAGGGCAAGTAGTATCATAAAATGTAGGTGATAGTTGTGCTTCACAACCAAAGctagaaagaagaagaagtagaGATAGTGCAGAAATTGCACCAAAAAATTTGTTCACAGCCATTACTTGTTTCAAgaatatcttgaagaaattgatGCCTTGCAAAATTTTCAGAGGAAGAGAAATGAAGAGGGAAAAGGGTTTTTTTTCCCCAACTATGGATGATTCATAGAGCTTAGAGAGTCACTCAATTTATAGTTACATTATGGCAATGTGTAGTGTGGAAATCTACGGGCCGATATCGGCTGCCGAGATTTCCATGTAACGCGTTAATCAGATCTTAACAGCTAAGAAGCTGACTGGTTCATCTTATTTTGAAGATTCTTCCATGCAGAGCCTTTTACTTTTCTCTTAATCTTGGTAGTATGTAGGAACAATTCTCTTATTCTCTCATAGATGGACTGATAGATTAATTTGAGGTCAACTATAAGAAATGTAGTAGGTATTGTTGATGAATTTATAATGATTATTATGTATCTTTGTGAATGTCGTGTTTCAAGATCTTGATTAGAAATGAATGTGACTTATTAGTATTTAAGGTCACTTTTCCCGGAGGTTATACGGTATAGAAGTGACTAAGATAGTTCTTGATTTTACAAGTCGTGTAAACATTAAAGTTCCACAAGTATGCTCTACAGTTCAAATAGATTGTGAAGCCCTAGAAAAGAAACCGGTCGGTGAGAGATTAAACTCTGTGTATCTtactaattttttgaaaaactttccAAGAATACTTTCTAACAACCTTTTCAGATCACCTTATTGATTCACATATATTACGTTTTAGAAAGTGTCACACTACTATTTCATATAATTACCTTTTAAGAACACCTTCCGTATGGATTCTAGATTTCAGGAAAGagcattctttttcaaaaaaaaaaaaaaaaaaatctgcattaaaagtgaagaaatctcaagtattttttttcttttctgtagaAGCTACTTCAAGGAAAGGAGCATATGCGGGTGTCGTTAAAGCTTTGACTTGGTAAACCCGTCTGCTTTCCCGTTAATCTAATTGACAATTCTCCTATTACCTCAGGGTATTTTATAAGATGACCTTTTGACTATAGTGCTGTACTAGCAATTGTAGTAACAATTTAGAAAAGTTTCATGGTCAGTTTTGAAGTGTTAATTTAATTATATATCCTGTGTTTTGATTCCTTTTTTGGTTACTTTCAAATACCTTAGTCAACAATTTAATGAACAAAGCACTGTATGAGGAAAAGATAACTCGTCGAAATGATTCTTTTCCCATGCATTAGTTGATTATCTAGATgtatttatttgttataaattaAGAATTAGGTGGGGAGGAAAAACGTGATTACTCTTTCTAGATAGTACTACCCCTCATTTCTATTGAGAACAATGACTGTGTCCTATAAGGAAGCAAGACTTTTATGATTTGCTTCCAACCCTAGTAAGTTCCACGAAAGAAAGACTCATGCCAAATCCTACACTATGTGGGCAGGATTtattgtccaaaaaaaaaaaaaccaagaataTATACACTTGAttattatttaatatttttagaGTCAAAGATAGTTGATATATTAATTAGAAGTGCTAGATTTAATCAACTTGAGGAATTCGAGAATTATCGGGCGTGATAAAAAAATTAACaagcttttttcttttccctttttttgggTTATGTAGAAGGCCCTTTCTTGGATAAATCAAGGGCAAAATACACTTTGCCCTCTATGATTTAGCAATTTTTTATATAACCTTTTATAGTCTCAAAATCTATATATATAACCTCCTTATAGTTTGggttaaagtgtcaaaatgacgAAAATAACCATTTGTGATAGAACTAATGAAAATGTCgaaattattcttgtttaaaaactaaaatggctACAGTgactaaaatatataaacatcatatgCATGTCACTTTAACTCCATATGATTTTATGCCTCACCATGTAATCTCCTTATGATTTagtgttttaccatataacctttttatgatttttaatatatatatatatatatatatatatatataaaacctGATGTGGCtaacaaataatttttaattttacatAGAGGtacttttgacattttagttgaCTCCGTTATGGAATGCAAAAATTTCATTATTTTGGCACTTTAATTTAAATCATTAAGAGGCTATGTATAGTTTTAAAAATCTTAAGAAGGTTACGTGAAAAAATGCTAAATCACAAGTAGGGatggcaattcgggtccaaatcaggttggcgggtcgggtccGGGTCAACCCGTcagaaaatctgttgacccgaacccgacccgccaacccgtgacgggtcaggtatgctgacccgaacccgaaaatttcaggttgacgggttggcgggtcgacccgaaatgacccgaaacttaattttaatttattaatttatcactgtaatttctaataaaatcaatttctcacaaaactaattacataatcaagtaataaaaatttaaataaataattccaaaccaaatctaaaataaattaaacaccgtaaaagtgttttatcccaaacaaaatacaaaataaattaaaataatataaaagtaaaaaataatataatatattatttgtccaaataatttgtccaaaatataatataataatttcaatttcacacaaattaaataaattcatttaggattaagtaattaatgcctttgaaaaaaagaataacttagtttagttagataaaattatttttatgtttattaaattatttttaattcgtaaacgggtcatatcgggtcatatcaggtcaccacgggttgacctgaaatcgacctgttttcttttcgggttcatcgggtccaacccgattctgacccgaattcccgaaacctcaacccaaacccattaatttcgtattaggttcgtgtcgtgttttcaggtcgtgtcaaaaattgccacccctaatcaCAAGGATCAAAGTGTATTTTGCCCATAAATCAAGCCTCTCCACTGACTTTTAGAAGGCCAAATGCATGCATAAAGCCGCTTGTTGGGTGGGAACAAATTCGAGTCAAAGATGCAAAAAGGGAGGGACCAAAAACACGAGTTGTACTCTTAATCTACAACGCGAGATTGACGGTGCCTGGCAATTCGCTGGTTCTGACAAAGCATGCAGATACAGGCAAAAAAGCGGCTAATAATAGTACTAGTATACCTTAATTTCCAACTTTTCTAATTATAGGCAAATTCTATTCTTAAAGCTTCTCTGCCAGTCAAAAATGTCCTTATGCTAAAATAAATGATTCAATGGAAATGCTAGTGAAATTGCCTTTCTGCAAAAACTGCCTCGTCAGTTAATCTCACTCCTTTGGATATCTTGATCATGTCCATTAgacaaagattttttttttttttaaaaaggatttATACCTATAGTTCATTGAATTTACAACCAGCCCGTTCTTTGAAATTGAAATTAGAAGGTTAAACTAGCTGAGAAACCCTTAAACTATTCCAATTATCTCAAATTGACCCCTAATATAGTTCAAGTTTCAAATTGACCCCTTAATAATAAAAAGTGCCAAATTTTAATCCTTCAGTCAATTTCCAACTTTCAAACCCCTGGCTCTAAGACAAAATTTGATGGATCTAATAGTGAAAATAAACTAAAGGAtcaaattttgatatttttattgttaacGGATCAATTTGAGACTTAAAATAGATAAAGGGCCAATTTAACATAATCGAAATAATTTAAGGGCTCTCTAATAGTTCACCCTAATTAgtatgaaaaaatgaaaagtatgAACATTTTTATCGCTTTACATAAGTAAATAAGTGAGATTGATACTTACGGAAGTGCCATTACATTTTTCATCTCATAATTTTAATAtgggaaaatcattcaaaacatcCCTTatattttgtcaaataaatttttttcatccttcacttttaaaatattaattttatatttcttaTAAATTCAAATTAGCAAAATGTGATTCCAACctaattttttgataattttttaacCTAAAATTACTACTTTTTTATGAACACGATACATTGGGCATCCTTCTATGTGCCATCATTGATCATCCATAGTAGAGCTTTCAAATCAATTACGACCTTGTCTAATAGCATCATTATTCATAAAAATCACAAGATTTTTGTCACAAAGAAAAAGGGTTGTCCCTCTGGTTGGCTTCTCCGAATCCACGATCTTCAAAGCAACTTTTCGCTTATAAGCACATCAGCAATATTGACATCGTCTTGGTTAATCCATTACTTGACCATGACAATATTGCACCTTTCTTGGAGTGTGATTAAGTGGGTAAATGTGAaagaaactgaaaaaaaaagagagatgaCATGAAGGGGAATGGGGGTCCTTTGGTTGTAGGGCTTATACATAGGGTTAATTACACCAACCACCCTCCCTGCCCCACCACCaccctcccccccccccaaaaaaaaaaaagaaaagaaaacaaccccaaaagtGGGCAATAAATTTACTTTGCTGTTTAAGCATTAAACAGCAGGACAACGGTTAGGTGATGTGAATGATTGAAATTCGATTACTTAATCGAAATTTACTTCTATGCGAACTCAAGTAATTCGAGTTTAGTTTTTGCCTTAAGTGGAATTCTAGGAAAATTTGAATTCAGACAACAAActgaaaaattatgaaaaacaTTAAATGGcaaagtagttttttttttcctttagcCACCACTCTTACCATTTTAATTACACTATTGTATCGGTAATCTTAATTAATCGAAGTGCACATGACACATTACATACCAAAGTGAAAATATTGATTCAATTGTTAGTGTTTTGTCCAATACCTAAACAACCTGGAAATACTCCTCTTTTTTATGTGATTTAATTTTCTGGATTTTGCCCTTTACCTAATCAatgcagaaattttctttttctttttctttttttgttgaaaTGATCAACATGGAATTTTTCCTTTTGGTATTGTTTTTCGTTCTGACGCAAATCATTGCAGATTTTTTTGGACATTTGATAGCTATCAAAGCGTAAGATAGACAAAATAAAGTATACGACGTCTAACGTAAAACATCAAATTCAGAGCCATCACTCGTGAGTTTTAATAGCGACTGTTGCGgcacttatttttttttttcgaaacgatAATTGATTGTATTGCTTGACAAAAGATTGTATTGTGGCACTTATTAGCTTTAGCTTTTAGTGAATGATCCTATTTCTTTGCTGaagttgtcattttttttgGCCTAGTACTTCATATTCACatattcaaattcatttcatttttgacAAACTGTTGACTATGTAGCCTTTTAACCACCTTGGCCTATTACTTTTCtaatttgggataatttcaaaaactaactaTTTCAAGAAGCTCCCCtctagtttaaaaaattacacttacttCCCCTATGATTAGCATTTCAATCACAATATAGACCCATTATGCTAAATTTGTCCTCAAAatcctaaaatacccctttGTTACTTAGAAAGGGGAAAACTCACTAATAAAGTTCTTCCACGATACAACTATTGTAAATGACAAACCATCACCCTAATGAACTTAATAATAACTTCAATTTAATCCCCATATTCTCATAATTTTGACAGTCCATTGCTGCCCCAAAGCTTCCTATGAAATCAACTGTGACAATTAAAGTTTGTACTCAACCTAATCTTTAGCCTCTTTTTTTGCCTAAATTCAGTGTTTGAATTGACCGATGTCACTATCCAAATTCAATATAAATGGTTGCAACTTTGTTGATACTAAAATAATCTAACCCACCAAGAATACTAATACAGAGCAACCAAAAGCAATACTAGAGACCACATCCCATGTCTTTAGGCAAATCTGATTGCAGTTTTTATATCCCAACATTCTTTTTTGCACAATTGACATAATAATGTAATCTTCTTCAATCCATGTTCCCTTTATAGctattactttttatttttttgtctgTACTCTGTATCATCGTCATCCTTTTCACCTTCATATAGTTTTACAACAAATCTGATCTGACAACTTGTCATTTCGCAATTTCAATTCAATTATACTTATtaaaaaagtaaaacaaaaaagGGAGAGAGGATCTATTTTTATaagggtaaacaacaaaaaggccccctgtggttaagcaatcatacataaaagccccctgtggtttcatatcataccagTCGAAACCTcgtggtttgaattaacctgaaaaGTGGACGAAAATCGTCAAAACAGATGGAGCTGAGTGAATAgacgaaaatacccttttgATATAAGcgaaaattgcagaagtaatTTTGCACTTTCATTCTATCGAAACCaacgaagagagagagaaagaaatagAAAACCCTAGAGAGAGATAGAGCAACCCCTTTTCTAGCCAATTTTTAGCAAAATTTTCGATTGTTATTTCAATCAAATATCAAGATCGACGGAGAATACAAGGAAGTTAAGATTTGTAgtaaaaaatcaaagaaaaatgggttAGTGTATCATCTCTCATCTATTTCGATTCGGGTTT
This portion of the Coffea eugenioides isolate CCC68of chromosome 11, Ceug_1.0, whole genome shotgun sequence genome encodes:
- the LOC113754278 gene encoding lignin-forming anionic peroxidase-like, encoding MAVNKFFGAISALSLLLLLSSFGCEAQLSPTFYDTTCPNALTTIRTTIRSAISRERRMAASLIRLHFHDCFVQGCDGSVLLDETPTIQSEKTSLANGQSARGFNVIEDAKTAVEKICPGVVSCADILAVAARDSSAAVGGPSWTVKLGRRDSTTASRSLADSDLPAPFHQLSTLISLFSNKGFTPREMVALSGAHTVGQAQCRTFRGRIYSNGADIDAGFASTRQRQCPSTGGDSNLAPLDLVTPNQFDNNYYKNLVQKKGLLISDQTLFNGSSTDTFVTEYSQNPRTFSSDFGAAMVKMGDLSPLTGQDGIIRRVCSAIN